One genomic region from Biomphalaria glabrata chromosome 7, xgBioGlab47.1, whole genome shotgun sequence encodes:
- the LOC106064018 gene encoding uncharacterized protein LOC106064018 isoform X1, which produces MVDGGLTWSVRGGANTINQQDVYQGIIVARRLRNFDIEIFQEDPRNLANFPNITGEVCYHQNAPLEPGTFNFTCPVPIIGRFVRLVMRPSASDVIHICELEVLASSSRVQDFYYTLKENTELQGTPLDEMTFRDSSSCLQECLQRRSTDYCTAFNWVTSTRLCRLFSVNPSLSITANLTFVLGTYFYIEISTFG; this is translated from the exons ATGGTGGATGGTGGACTTACGTGGTCAGTTCGTGGTGGAGCAAATACGATTAACCAACAG GATGTGTATCAGGGTATTATTGTGGCTAGGAGATTAAGAAACTTCGATATTGAGATATTTCAAGAAGATCCCAGAAATCTAGCCAACTTCCCAAATATTACCGGTGAAGTCTGTTATCACCAGAATGCACCGCTAGAGCCAGGAACTTTCAACTTTACCTGCCCTGTTCCAATCATCGGCAGATTTGTGCGTCTTGTCATGAG ACCAAGTGCTTCAGATGTTATACATATTTGTGAACTGGAGGTTCTAGCGAGCAGTTCCCGCGTTCAAGATTTCTACTACACTCTTAAAGAAAACACCGAACTGCAAGGAACTCCACTGGACGAAATGACTTTCAGAGACTCTTCTTCTTGTCTCCAGGAATGCCTGCAACGTAGGTCAACGGACTACTGTACTGCTTTCAACTGGGTCACATCGACAAGGTTGTGTCGACTTTTCAGTGTCAACCCGTCTCTTAGCATAACTGCTAACTTGACCTTTGTACTGGGAActtatttttacattgaaataaGTACATTCGGCTAA
- the LOC106064018 gene encoding uncharacterized protein LOC106064018 isoform X2 yields MVDLRGQFVVEQIRLTNRQDVYQGIIVARRLRNFDIEIFQEDPRNLANFPNITGEVCYHQNAPLEPGTFNFTCPVPIIGRFVRLVMRPSASDVIHICELEVLASSSRVQDFYYTLKENTELQGTPLDEMTFRDSSSCLQECLQRRSTDYCTAFNWVTSTRLCRLFSVNPSLSITANLTFVLGTYFYIEISTFG; encoded by the exons ATGGTGGACTTACGTGGTCAGTTCGTGGTGGAGCAAATACGATTAACCAACAG acAGGATGTGTATCAGGGTATTATTGTGGCTAGGAGATTAAGAAACTTCGATATTGAGATATTTCAAGAAGATCCCAGAAATCTAGCCAACTTCCCAAATATTACCGGTGAAGTCTGTTATCACCAGAATGCACCGCTAGAGCCAGGAACTTTCAACTTTACCTGCCCTGTTCCAATCATCGGCAGATTTGTGCGTCTTGTCATGAG ACCAAGTGCTTCAGATGTTATACATATTTGTGAACTGGAGGTTCTAGCGAGCAGTTCCCGCGTTCAAGATTTCTACTACACTCTTAAAGAAAACACCGAACTGCAAGGAACTCCACTGGACGAAATGACTTTCAGAGACTCTTCTTCTTGTCTCCAGGAATGCCTGCAACGTAGGTCAACGGACTACTGTACTGCTTTCAACTGGGTCACATCGACAAGGTTGTGTCGACTTTTCAGTGTCAACCCGTCTCTTAGCATAACTGCTAACTTGACCTTTGTACTGGGAActtatttttacattgaaataaGTACATTCGGCTAA